The stretch of DNA CCGATGCCGATGTGGGAGGGGTATCGGTAAGTAAAGCGAGGTTTACCTCTGAAACACCTCGGGATGAACCGGGTCGCCGGGAATGTCGGCTCGGGTATCTTCAAGCCCAAGTGCATCCTGCCATTCATCCATGGCCAAGCCGAACGGCCGGGCCTCCATGCCGCGAGCCTGCAAATCGGCTTTCGCTTCTTCGACATCCACAACGGAAAGCCCTTCAACGAACGACTTCCAGCGCGCAAAATTCACATCGTCGTAAAAAATGCGGCCCACAGTCTGCGTCAGCAGTTCCGCACGCTCGATGGGCAGCGAATCCCAATGCCGCAGCTCGATGACCTTTTTCAGGCGGACATCGTTGAAATGCGTGGATAGGATGTGGCCGACCTCGTAGGCATTGAGCTCACGGTCGGGGTAGATATCGGCGGCGTTGCGCCTGAAGGCGACGAATTCCTGCTCGTCCTCGCTCAAGCCCGCAGCCTCCGGCGTGTGCGTGAGGTCGGCGAACATCAGCGGGGTGGCCAAAACGTCGCGGGCGTAATCCTCCCAGCCGAAACGCGGGTCGAAAAGCCCGGGCGTGATGCCGGTGCGCTGCGGGTCGGCCTTGTCCCAGATGCGCTGGCGCAGCAGTGGGAAGGGATTCGGGGCGCCTTCGAAATACGGCGAGTTGCGGAAGAACATGGAGATGATGGGTCCCAACGCGGTGCCGACGCGCATTTTGGCGATGGCGTCCGCCTCGTCGCTGTAGTCGATGCTCACCTGGGTGGAGGCCGAGCAGCGCATCATACAGGGCCCGTATGAGCCGACATGGCCCAGATACTCGTTCATCGCCGCGTACCGGCGTTTGGGATTGA from Bifidobacterium sp. ESL0800 encodes:
- a CDS encoding glutamate-cysteine ligase family protein → MNTTPRVSYAHLGAKVNSKHVASLLRFFASGAKPERDDGYGVEIEHLPVRAGSDRAVGYAETDGIETLLERLRPYYDPDKEFVEDGHLLGLARPGISLSLEPGGQFETSIGVLHTPQELLDVYARFRREINPILDDLGFRLINYGYQPVTSFADITINPKRRYAAMNEYLGHVGSYGPCMMRCSASTQVSIDYSDEADAIAKMRVGTALGPIISMFFRNSPYFEGAPNPFPLLRQRIWDKADPQRTGITPGLFDPRFGWEDYARDVLATPLMFADLTHTPEAAGLSEDEQEFVAFRRNAADIYPDRELNAYEVGHILSTHFNDVRLKKVIELRHWDSLPIERAELLTQTVGRIFYDDVNFARWKSFVEGLSVVDVEEAKADLQARGMEARPFGLAMDEWQDALGLEDTRADIPGDPVHPEVFQR